A single region of the Vicia villosa cultivar HV-30 ecotype Madison, WI unplaced genomic scaffold, Vvil1.0 ctg.001147F_1_1_2_unsc, whole genome shotgun sequence genome encodes:
- the LOC131633622 gene encoding uncharacterized protein LOC131633622 produces the protein KQTKPGEQLNNDKRIHNSEIGVEWSPRLDVAKSKDNYVIRVEVPGASVDDIRVEVDDQKLSIKGRRSSSSWKVAGCPNGCAVSSYLKREIPYGPFEVVWPLPIGVNKDNISAEFLDGFLQIIVPKV, from the exons AAACAGACTAAACCGGGAGAGCAGttaaataatgacaaaagaatACACAATTCTGAAATTG gtGTTGAGTGGTCACCTAGATTGGATGTTGCAAAATCAAAAGATAATTATGTTATCAGGGTGGAAGTTCCTGGTGCGAGTGTTGATGACATAAGAGTGGAGGTTGATGATCAAAA GTTATCTATCAAAGGTAGACGCTCTAGTAGTTCTTGGAAAGTAGCAGGTTGTCCAAATGGTTGTGCAGTTTCTTCATATCTTAAGAGAGAGATACCATATGGACCATTTGAGGTGGTGTGGCCACTTCCTATTGGTGTGAACAAGGACAATATCTCAGCTGAATTTTT GGATGGATTTCTACAAATTATAGTTCCTAAAGTTTGA